A portion of the Citrobacter rodentium NBRC 105723 = DSM 16636 genome contains these proteins:
- the rpsO gene encoding 30S ribosomal protein S15, with product MSLSTEATAKIVSEFGRDANDTGSTDVQVALLTAQINHLQGHFAEHKKDHHSRRGLLRMVSQRRKLLDYLKRKDVARYTALIERLGLRR from the coding sequence ATGTCTCTAAGTACTGAAGCTACAGCTAAAATCGTTTCTGAGTTCGGTCGTGACGCAAACGACACCGGTTCTACCGATGTTCAGGTTGCTCTGTTGACTGCACAGATTAACCACCTGCAGGGTCACTTTGCAGAGCACAAGAAAGATCACCACAGCCGTCGTGGTCTGCTGCGCATGGTTTCTCAGCGTCGTAAACTGCTCGACTACCTGAAACGTAAAGATGTTGCACGCTACACCGCGCTGATCGAGCGTCTGGGCCTGCGTCGCTAA